The Meles meles chromosome 15, mMelMel3.1 paternal haplotype, whole genome shotgun sequence genome contains the following window.
TGGGTAGTCGCTGTCTCCAGGAGTGATTCTCCCAGACATTCTGATGTCTGCTCAGGACAGACCAGTTAAGGCCTCTTTGAGTTCCCGATCCTGACCGGAAGGTCCTAGATGGTGATCTCCAGCTTTGCAGTGGATGTTGGGATAGGCGCTGGAGTGAATTCTCTAGCTTCTCCACCTGCTTCTTATCAGGCctcttagatatgacacccaCTCCTGGGATCTCAAAATGTGGGATTTCTCCAATGTTAGCTATCTTATCAGAGGGTTGATTGTGAAGGGACAAGGGAAGGGTTGAAGTTCTTATCATAGTAGGGTCTATAAAGTATTCTTCAGACTGCAAAATATCTGTCCCAAAGTTTTTTATATCCAAGGCCCTTGACACTTCTGGCATCTCCAAATCACAAAGGCTTCCTAATTCAGATGCTTCGACAGAGCTTGAGATGAGCGAGCTTGAAGAGTTCTGTAGAAATCTAGAGAAATAATTCCCTATTTGTAACTCCTCTCTTGAAATAAAATCCTCAGATTCCCTATTCTGATATACCTGTACTAGATTCAAATCCTCATGTTGCATGATTTGAGGAGGccctatttttatccccattcctTTCACAGCCTGAAGCCCTTGTTCATGAGTGAACACTGTAGATTCCTCCAAAGAAAATGCTGGCTGTGAGAGTGATTCTGAAGATTTCTCTTCGGTATTTGACCTCAGAGTTAGTTCTACAGGTTCTACCATTTCTTGAAGGTGTGGCCTTGGGAAGAAATCCAAACAATCCATTACTTCAGTAGCTGATCCCAAAGAGACTCCTATTGGCTCTAGAATCTGAGGAACTGGTAGTGGTGCTAATTCCTCAGATTTTACAATTTGAAGTGGTAGCCCTGGGATTAACACAGTCTTTACAATTTGAAACCCTGTCGACTTCATTATATCCAAAATTTGGTGTGTTGGCTCTGTGGTTAATTCCTTTGATTTTACACTTTGCAACCATAGCCCTGAGGTAAACTCGGAAGGTCTCACATCTTGTACTTTTGGAGTCAGTTCAACATAGTCTGCCATTTGAGAGGTTCCCCCTGGTGACTTTACAACCTGAAGTGGTGGTCCAGGAGTCACTTTCACATATTCAACAACTTTTGAGGGGCCTACTGAGGTTATTCCTATTGGTTGAGCAGCTTGAAACTGTGTCTTTGTAGATCCTGTGACTTGATCTAGCGGCTTTGGACTAATCTTCATAAACTCTGTCATTTGACCCTGTAGTCCTGGAGCTATCTGTGAATATTTCATACTTTGATTCTGTGACTGTGTCAGCCCCATTGGTCCACCCCCTTGCTGCCATGTCTCAGATGTGAGCTCTACAGATTCTGCATGTCTTGTAACTTGACCTGTTTGCCTTGGGGACAAATCTAAAGATTCCTCCCTTTGAAGCCATTGCTTAGAGGTTGAACCCATAGATTCTTGTGATGTTATACCTTGAAACTTTGTCCCTGGCCTCAATTCATGtttcacattttgtaaatgttgCACAGGGTCGCACATAAGAGATTTTATACCTAGAACTTCTGACCCCAGATTCAAATCGAAAGATCCCATACCTTGACATTTAATCACTGAAGTCAACTCAAAAGATTGTACACCTTGCAAAGGTGGCCCAAGTTCATACCCCATAGAATTAGCACATTGTAACTTTGGCTCTGGATCCAACTCAAAAGAATGTACACACTTCATCTGTGGCTCAGTGTTGCATTCCATAGGTGCTCCAGCAAGAAACTTTGACCCTGGAATCAATTCAGATTTCAAATCTTGCAAATGTGGATCAAGGTTGAACACCACAGTTGTCTCCCTTGGGATCTCTGAACTCAACTCAGAAGACTTTGTACCTTGAAGTTTTGAAACTGAAGTTAGTTCAGAAGGGTTCATACCTTGCAAGGGTGGCTCAGATTTGCATCCAACAGAATTTACACACTGaagttttggttttgaaataaaggCAGAAGAATTCACATCTTGCAAAGGTGGCCCAGGGCAGAACACCTGGGATTTTATACCTCGAGGCTCTGCTCCAGAATTCAACTCAGATTTTACACTGTTCAATTGTGGTCCAGTACTGAATGCCCTAACATTCATGCACTCACGCTGTGGGGCTGGATGAAATTCAGAGGATTTCCCTCCTTGTAATTGAGGCTGATGCTTCGTTTCCAGAAATTGCTCATATGGAAGCTTCTTGTCTGTGCACAACTCAGGTTTTATCTCTTGTAACTGTGGCCCAGGATTGAACTTGAAAGATGACATACCTTGAGGCCTTGATCCCTGGCATAACTCAGAGGATTTAACATCTTGCCACTGTTGCTCAGGATTGGATTCCTTAGATTTCCCATCTTGGAGCTCTGTCTCTTTGCACACTTCTGAAGATTTTATATGTGGCAAATGTGGTCCAGGGTTGTATCCCACAAATTTCACACTTTGAAGCCCTGGCCGTGGTTTCAACTTAAAAGACTTCTCTTCTTGCCGCTGCTTCCCAGCATTGAACTCGGAAGATATCACATTGTGAATCTTTGATTCCAAGGCTAACTCAGAGGGTTTTGCAACCTGGAGTTCTAGGTCATGGTTGACCTCTGTGGTTTTCATTATTTGAAGCTTTACAGACTCGGGAGATTTTGCACCTTGCAACTTTGCCCCAGGGCTAAATTTCAGAGATTTCATGCCTTGAATGTGTGATCCTGGTGTCGACATAGGCAGTTTCCTATTTTGTAACTGTGGGACTGACTCAAACCCCAAAGATTTCACATCTTGGGTCTTTGCACCTAGAGTCAATTCAAGAGGTTTCATGTCTTGCCACGTGGGTCCGGTAAGGAACTCCACAGATTCTCCACTTTGAAGCTTTGTTTTTGGCGTTAACTCAGAAGATGGTCCACCTTGTAACTGCAGAACAGGTTTTAACTCAACAGATTTCAAATCTTGGAGCCTGCACTCTAGCATCAAATCAGATTTCTCACCTTGTCTCTGTGGTCTGGGGTTGAACTCCACAGATTTCACACCTTGAAGCTTCCTCACCTGAACTAAATCAGATTTCCCACCTTGTAGCTTTGGACCGTGGTTGAACTCACAGCGTTTCACTTCTTGAAGTTTTGACCCTAGGATCACTTCAGAAGATCTCATACCTTGCAAGTGTGATCTAGAACCAAACCCTGCCGATTTTTTATCTTGAAGCTTTATACCCATGATCAACTCAGAACATTTCACATCTTGTAACTGTGGGCCTGCTTTCACACCTGAAAATTTCCTCTCCAGGGTCAAATCAGAAGACTTCTCACCTTGTAACTTTGGATGAGCTTTCAATTCTGCAGATTTCACACCTTGAAGCTTTCCCCTTGGGATCACTTGTGAAGATTTCACATCCTTCAAGTGTGGTCCAGACTTGAAATTCATAGATTTTACATCTTGATGCTTTATACCCATGATCAAACTAGAAGATGTCCTATCTTCCAACTGTGGGCCTGACTTGAAATCCACGGACTTCACTTTTTGAAGCTTTGTCCCCTGTATCAATTCAGAAGATTTCACACCTCTCAGCTGTGGCCCAGGTCTGACATTCACAGATTCCACATCTTGAAACTTTATTTCTGAGATTAATTTAGAACATTTCACTCCTTGAAACTGTGGGTCAGGGTTGAACACCAATGGCACATTTTGAAGCTTCAATCCAAGGGTCAGGTCAGAAGATTTCACAACTTGCACCTGGGGACTGGGACAGCTTTCCTTAGGTTTTACATTTTGAAGTTTTGTCTTTGAGGTCCTTTCAGAAGAATTCCCATGTTGTAACAATAGCCCAAGGTTGAAATCTGTACATTTGGTACCTTGAATCTTTGTTCCTGTGATCAGTGTAGAAAATGTTATACCTTTCAACTGTGAACTTGGATTTAACTCAGTAAATGTCTTATCTTGGGACTTTATCTCAGGTGACAACTTAGAAGGTTTTAGATCACGCCACTGTGACCGAGAGTTGAAATTCTCAGATTTCACACCTTGAAGCTTTGTCTGAAGAGTCCATTCAGATGACTTCATGCTTGTCAAGTGTAGTGGGGAGTTCAATTCTATAGTTGTATTGCTTTGTAATTGTGACCCTTGGCTTAATACCCCAGATTTCACACCAGGAAGCTGTGGAACTTCCATAAACACCAGAGACTTCACACCTTGAAGCTGTGCTCCTGGGGTTGACTGTAAGGGTTTCACTTCTGGAAGCGTTAGTTTTGCAGTCAATTTAGATTTCCTATCATGCATGCAAAGCCTAGATTTCAATGGCATAAATTTTATATCACAGAGCTTTGACCCTGAAGTCAGCTCACATGATTTCACACTTCTAGTCTGTAGACAAGGTTTCAAATCACAGTCTTGAAGTTTATGTTCCTGGAGTGATGCCAAAGATTGTGTATCTTGGAGCTTTGGCCTTGGAGTTAATGCAGATGACTTTCTATCTCTTAACTGTATCAAAGGTTTCAACCCTAGAGACTTGACACTTTGAGACTGTAACCCTATAGACTTCACACCTTGGAAACCAGGTCCTGGTATCCACTGGATACACCTCGTTCCTTCCAGCTGTGGCTCTTTTTTGAACTCAGTAGTTTTTACATCTTGAAGCTGTGGCTCTGAGGTTGATGCCAAAACCTTCCCTTTTTGCAGCTGTGTTCCTGGGAGCACCCCAGGGGTTTTCATGTTCTGCAACTGTGGCCCAAGGTTGAACTCTGTATATGTCGCACCTTGAGTTTTTGACCCTAGAGTCAATTCAGATGACTTCACATCTCTTAACCGTGTTGAAGATTTCAACCCTACAGATATAACAccttgagactgtgacctgagatTTAACTCTACAGATTTCACAGCTTGGAACTTAGGTCCTGGTATCCACTGAATGCATCTCATACTTTCAAGCAGTGGCTCTTGTTTTAACTCAATGGTTTTTACACAAAGCTGTGGCTCTGAAGCGATCTCTGAGCCTTTAATTTGGTGCAGTGGTGCCCCTGGGGTCAAGTTAGGAGACTTTATGCTTTGCAACTGTGGTTCAAGTGGTTCAGGTTTGAATTCTTTAGGTTTTAAACCTTGAATATTTGATTCTGGAGTCAAGTCTGATTTCATACTTCCAAACTGTAACTCAAAATTGAGGTCTACtaattttttacctttaaattttagCTCTGGAATTAACTCCAAAGACAGCCCCTTGTCTGACTTAGCCCCTCTCTTCAACTGCTCTGAATTCACACATTGCTGCTTTGGTGAGATTACGGATATCGTGCCATCCTGTTCTGGCCCAGAAGTTAAATTCATGAGTGCCGTCTCTTGAAACTGTTGCCTTGGGGCTAAATCCACAGTTTTTACTCCTTGAAACTTTAATCTTCTGGTCACTTTCACAGATTTTACTTCCTGCTTGTTTAGCCTTGGGGTCAACTTTACAGATTGTACACATTGCGGCTCTGAATCTGGAGTTTCCTCTACAGATTTTAAACTTTGATGCTTTAAACATGGGGTAGTGTCGACAAATTTACTATCTTGGGTTTGTGGCTCTAAAGTCAGTTCCTTGGGTTTCACGCCTTGCAGTTCAGACCCTTGGGGCAATGGCCCTGGTGCAAAAGGCACAGATTTCTCACTTTCCATCTTGGGCTCAAATTTCAATTCCACAGTTTGCACATCTTGCAGTTGTGTTCTTCGGACCAGCTCCACAGCTGTGGAGTCTTGAATTCTTGCATGCAGAATCAAGTCAGAAGTTGTACCTTGAAGCTTGGTGTCTTTGGTGCTTTTCACAGGTGTGACATATTCTATCCATGGCACTGCAGTTATCTCCATAGATTTCTCACCTTCCAGCTGTGGACTAGGGGTTAGCAAAGTAGATTTCATATCTTTTAGACCCTGTCCTGTAGTTAAGAGCACAGATTTCACATCTTTCAGCTCCGAGGTCAACAACTCAGATTTTACACCTTGAAGTTTGGAGTCTGGGGTCAGCTCCATTGGTTTCATACCCCCCACACGTGGCCCTTGGATCAATTCAGAAGATTTTATACCTTGTAACTGTGTTCTTCTAGCCAACTCCGAATAGTTTCCGCTTGGCAACTGTGACTCAGGAGTCAACCCCATAGATTTTTCATCTGGTTTCTCTGGCTGGGAGACAATTCTATAAGAAATATTACCTTCCAAGTTGGACATTTGGTCCATCCCTAAATTTTTTACACCTTGCAACAGTGTCTCTGGTACTAGCATATCAGGCTTGGCCACTTGCTTTTGAGGTCCTGGGGACAACCCCACAGATCTTACTCCTTGCATCTTTGGGTTTGGGGTTAACTCAGAATATTTCACATATTGTAGTTGTGGCCCTGAGTTTAACTCTGAAGATTTCACACCTTGAGGTTGAGTTCCTGATGTCAGATCACAAAATTTGACATCTTGTAACCATGGCCCTGGGGTAAGCCCCAGCTGTTTTATATCTTGAAGCCCTGGAAACGTCTTTGCTAATTTAGAATCTTGAAATGCTAATTCTGGAGTCCTCTCTGCAGAATTTACACCATTAAACACTGATCCTGGGGTTTGCTCCCCACATTTGACACCTTGAAGATTTGGCCCTGAAGTCAATTCAGAAAATTTGACATCTTGCTGCCTTGGCTCTAGGTTCAGTTCCTGAGACTTCACACCTTGAAACTGTAGTTCTGAGGTGAATTTCGTAGACTGCATGCTGTGAAACTGTGATCCTTCAATAGACAGAagagttttcatattttcactcAAGAGCCCTTGGCTTAATGGCGAAGGTGATTCTGTTACAAATCCTAAGGGTTGTATATCTTGAACCTGTGTTCCCGGTATACATTGCACATGTTTCAAACCTTGATGCTTTGGTTCTAAGGTCAAATCAGAAAATCTGACATCTTGCAAGTGTGGTCCTGAGTTTTGTTCCACAGATTTCATACCTTGAGTTTCTGGTTCTAGAGACAATTGTACAGACATAACACTTTGATGCTTTGGCCCTGGGGTAAAATCTGACAATTCGATTTCTTGCGCTGGGCAACCTGGTGTCAGTGCATCAGATTTCACACTATGATGTGGGGACCCTGAGATGAAATCTACCGGTTTTTCTCCTTGAAAAGGTGGTCCTGGAGGTAAACTTGAAAATCTGACACTTTGCAAATGTGGCCCTTGGTTCAACTTCACACCCTGAAGCTGTGCCCCCTTAGTCAACCCCTCTGATATTATGTGTTGTAGCATTGGTTCTTGTACCAGCTTCTCAGATTCTACCATTCCAGTAGTAGCTGGCTGTTGGATTAAATTCACATATTCCACATCTTGTGATTGTGGCTCTGGATGCAGCTGCATAGACTTTACTCCCTGGAActgtggctctggggtcaacTGCGGAACATGTCGTTTTGGTCCTGTGATAAATTGCTTAGGTCCCACCACTACTGGGGATGACACAGGGGTTAACTTCCCAGATTTCAAATTTTGCATTAGTGGCTCTGATTTCTCATATTGCATTCGTGGTCCTAAAATCAATTCCAGGGATCCTTTTACTGAATATGGTGGTACTGGCATTGTCTCCTGGATATTTTCAACTTGAGACAATGCCAACCCAAaaggttctgtgttttcataTTCTGACCTTAGGGGTATCTCTGAAGGCTCAGTAACTTGAAGGTGTGGCTTTAGAGTCATTCCTGTAGATTCTATAACTTGACCTGTTGGTTTTGGTGTTAATGCCACTTGGAGCAAAGCCCCAGAAAACAGCCGTGCAGTTTCTGTGTCTTGATGGCCTGGCCCCAGAGTCatctctgaaaaattctgaaaatacggCCTGGGCATCATCCCAGTAGTTCCTGTGACTTGCTGTGGGATTAGTTTCACAGATTCCTCTTCTTGTGGCCAGGTCTCAGAAGCTAACTTTACAGATGGTGTGTCTTGATGCCTTGGTCTAGAAGTTGGATCCAAAGATGTCGTTGCTTGTAAATGTAGTTCCAAGCTTAGTTTCCTCGATTCAACATGTAAGCGCGTTTCAGGAATCAACCTGTTAGATCCTTCCAGTGGTGCAGTTAAATCCACAACTTTATTGCCATGCATTAATGGACCTAGAGTTAACTCCTCAGGTTTTGTACTTTGGGGCTGCGGTTCTGGGGTCAGTGGCACAGATTTCACACCTTGAAATTGAGGTTCTGGGGTCAACTTCTTATAGTTCATAAATTCTGAATATGGTCCCAGATTCAGATGAACAAACTTCACACTTTGGGACTCTGGGTTCAACACTTCTGGATTCATTCCTTGCATCTCTGATCCTGGTACTAACTCTGGAGGTTCTTGTATTATGTGTTGAGGCATTCGAGTCTCCAAGGCTTTTATGCCTTGGAGCATTGTCTCAAGAGCACCTTGGAATGGCACTGAGTTCGCCTGCATAGATTCTGAAGTCTGGGTCAATGGCCTTGGAGTCCTTTTTAAAGATGATCGTGTCAACTCCGTAGATTCTTTCCTGTGGTGACAAGGGTCGGAAGTCAACTCTACTTCTGCTCCTTGATATCCTGGCTCTGTGATCATTCCTGAAGCTTCCAAAGCTTGATGCCATGGGGTTAATCCTTTAGGTTCTGTGGCTTGATGATTTGGCTTGAGGTTCAGCTCTACAGATTTTACTGCTTGAATGTGTGCCCCTGAGTTTGGCTCCTCGTATTTCATACTTTCCACCTGGGTTTCAGGAATCACATTTCTACATTCTACCATTTGAGGACATTTCGCATCTTTAAGCAATAGGATTGGGGTTGTCTCCTTAGATCTTTCATCTTGTAACCATGGCTTTGGGGCAAACTCCATGGATTTCTTGTCTTCCTGTGGTGGTCTTAGGATCAACTCCACAGCTTTTGTATCTGAAAACTTCGGTGGTAGGGCCAAATGAACATATTCCAGACCTTGCAACTGTGAATTGTGGGTCAAATCTAGCATTTTCCTATTTTGCAACTGTGGTGCCTGGGCTAACTCAGCAGATTTTCTACTTTGTTGTTGCGTTCCTAGGGTAAAATGAATAGATTTCACCCCTTGAAGCTGAGACCCTGGGGCTAACTGCACAGAATTCCCACTTTCCAGCTGTGAAATAGGAGCCAAGTCATTAGATTTTACAGTCTGCAGTTGAAGTTCTGGGGCCAATTCTGTAAGGCTTACAGTTGGGATCGGCTGTCCATATTTTACCATCTGTGGGACCGAACCTGGAGTTATGTCTCTAGATTTTACATTTTGCAATCCTGGGGATAACTTCATAGAATCCACAGTCTTAAGTTGTGGCATTGGCTTCACCCCCAGATATTCTGCACCTGGAAGTAGAGATGTAGTGGTCATTACTGCAGATTCTGTGACTTGATGCAGTGGCTTTGGGCTCATTTCCTTAGATGCTGTTCTTTGACCCAGTGATCTTGGGACTGCCCCTAAATGTTCCATTATTTGACGCTGTGACTGTTTTGACTCAGTCAGATTTCTGATTATGGGGTCAGAAGCCAACCCCATAGTTTTCATCATTTGATGGCTTTGCCTTGGACTCATCTCTGAAGATTCTAAGATTTGATGCCTTGGGGTCAAACTTGGAGATTCCATGACCTGATGAGGTAGCCCTGGGGTTAATGCTGTAGTTTTTGTGTCTTGAACATGTGGTTGTGGAGTCATGTCCACAGAGTCTCGCACTTGAATCCATGACCCAGGAGTCAACTCCAGAGGTTTCCTGACTTGAGATACTGGCCTTGAGGTCAAATCCCGAGTTTCCACAACTTGTGATTGTGGGGTTATGATCATTCCCATGGATGACCCCAGTGCTACTGGAGTTGCCTTTAAAGAGTGTGTGGATTGATGTGATGGCATTGGAATCATCCCTACTGATTCTGTGACTTTAAGTGGTGGCTTTGGAGGTAAACCCACAGATCCTACAACTCCAGGTGGACCAATAGTAGGAGGAGAGCTAGAAGATGTCAAACCAACTGGTTGAGTTGCTCCTGGGGCCAACGTTGCAATTTCAGCCTGTGAATCTCCAGATTCTATAACATGTGGCGGTGCTGGTGGAATTATTCCCATGAAATCCATAGCTTGTAATACCGCCCCTGGAGTAACTTTCG
Protein-coding sequences here:
- the LOC123925460 gene encoding uncharacterized protein LOC123925460; protein product: MAPIWGLAMPPPSYVSLLLLFGFLVSGLRLLFSGRQSREQVAAKRASETSKQRKLKKIQKLTGQKDPILYSSAQASQWEENLRMSCSEANQTHFSGLPMGWAQEYVLWSMDRSLHQIFQHLECARSSLMEMCLPESQDVISSSTSSVLVAQEPVLPCCGCKKAKHSTKDSSSSGSLCNNSSLSHLPVFSEGTTWQFRSHGLPISPKNQSSLFRSKGTPLPPFQLSEFGKSRLLQNLAALSPLRSQSSFIDSVFESPDLCQQEKTKNGGESKSHLTLDHGPDFIFTKARPRFSGWAPIRLSPLARWELEGHMAWKVDTLREQTVPLPVRESRAMLNYLTEAQGGVPEPEKPQVQVSMPLHQSTEQSLYNKFPNCPSFQLHVNIGVESGLNRTETKISQSLIPGKQSQLGDGPQILKSRPLVTSLGTPLPKSSGADLIPEKTTGLQKEPKHVLELNIEQRVIDLPEKRIQQHKSHMTNVELTPRLPCQVTDSIKVTPLALLQVMGSMGMIPESHSEVTESVGLFLQPRDKVGKPMETTKKVSVSTKPSYQVTEPVEVTPSAQHQVMESKMTSRSLNQVTDNVTVTPAALLQVMDSMGVINGSHPHIIKPVGTPSQAMKSGEITTSLDHEVIPSGKMHPKAQYTVVETVEMTFGPHPKVTESVNITSKPQSQITGPLKIPPGPICQKTRSLEMISSPLHQVTDYTKVTPGAVLQAMDFMGIIPPAPPHVIESGDLTHNSQLQGLEYVHLALPPKFSDTKAVELILRPPQEDKKSMEFAPKPWLQDERSKETTPILLLKDAKCPQMVECRNVIPETQVESMKYEEPNSGAHIQAVKSVELNLKPNHQATEPKGLTPWHQALEASGMITEPGYQGAEVELTSDPCHHRKESTELTRSSLKRTPRPLTQTSESMQANSVPFQGALETMLQGIKALETRMPQHIIQEPPELVPGSEMQGMNPEVLNPESQSVKFVHLNLGPYSEFMNYKKLTPEPQFQGVKSVPLTPEPQPQSTKPEELTLGPLMHGNKVVDLTAPLEGSNRLIPETRLHVESRKLSLELHLQATTSLDPTSRPRHQDTPSVKLASETWPQEEESVKLIPQQVTGTTGMMPRPYFQNFSEMTLGPGHQDTETARLFSGALLQVALTPKPTGQVIESTGMTLKPHLQVTEPSEIPLRSEYENTEPFGLALSQVENIQETMPVPPYSVKGSLELILGPRMQYEKSEPLMQNLKSGKLTPVSSPVVVGPKQFITGPKRHVPQLTPEPQFQGVKSMQLHPEPQSQDVEYVNLIQQPATTGMVESEKLVQEPMLQHIISEGLTKGAQLQGVKLNQGPHLQSVRFSSLPPGPPFQGEKPVDFISGSPHHSVKSDALTPGCPAQEIELSDFTPGPKHQSVMSVQLSLEPETQGMKSVEQNSGPHLQDVRFSDLTLEPKHQGLKHVQCIPGTQVQDIQPLGFVTESPSPLSQGLLSENMKTLLSIEGSQFHSMQSTKFTSELQFQGVKSQELNLEPRQQDVKFSELTSGPNLQGVKCGEQTPGSVFNGVNSAERTPELAFQDSKLAKTFPGLQDIKQLGLTPGPWLQDVKFCDLTSGTQPQGVKSSELNSGPQLQYVKYSELTPNPKMQGVRSVGLSPGPQKQVAKPDMLVPETLLQGVKNLGMDQMSNLEGNISYRIVSQPEKPDEKSMGLTPESQLPSGNYSELARRTQLQGIKSSELIQGPRVGGMKPMELTPDSKLQGVKSELLTSELKDVKSVLLTTGQGLKDMKSTLLTPSPQLEGEKSMEITAVPWIEYVTPVKSTKDTKLQGTTSDLILHARIQDSTAVELVRRTQLQDVQTVELKFEPKMESEKSVPFAPGPLPQGSELQGVKPKELTLEPQTQDSKFVDTTPCLKHQSLKSVEETPDSEPQCVQSVKLTPRLNKQEVKSVKVTRRLKFQGVKTVDLAPRQQFQETALMNLTSGPEQDGTISVISPKQQCVNSEQLKRGAKSDKGLSLELIPELKFKGKKLVDLNFELQFGSMKSDLTPESNIQGLKPKEFKPEPLEPQLQSIKSPNLTPGAPLHQIKGSEIASEPQLCVKTIELKQEPLLESMRCIQWIPGPKFQAVKSVELNLRSQSQGVISVGLKSSTRLRDVKSSELTLGSKTQGATYTEFNLGPQLQNMKTPGVLPGTQLQKGKVLASTSEPQLQDVKTTEFKKEPQLEGTRCIQWIPGPGFQGVKSIGLQSQSVKSLGLKPLIQLRDRKSSALTPRPKLQDTQSLASLQEHKLQDCDLKPCLQTRSVKSCELTSGSKLCDIKFMPLKSRLCMHDRKSKLTAKLTLPEVKPLQSTPGAQLQGVKSLVFMEVPQLPGVKSGVLSQGSQLQSNTTIELNSPLHLTSMKSSEWTLQTKLQGVKSENFNSRSQWRDLKPSKLSPEIKSQDKTFTELNPSSQLKGITFSTLITGTKIQGTKCTDFNLGLLLQHGNSSERTSKTKLQNVKPKESCPSPQVQVVKSSDLTLGLKLQNVPLVFNPDPQFQGVKCSKLISEIKFQDVESVNVRPGPQLRGVKSSELIQGTKLQKVKSVDFKSGPQLEDRTSSSLIMGIKHQDVKSMNFKSGPHLKDVKSSQVIPRGKLQGVKSAELKAHPKLQGEKSSDLTLERKFSGVKAGPQLQDVKCSELIMGIKLQDKKSAGFGSRSHLQGMRSSEVILGSKLQEVKRCEFNHGPKLQGGKSDLVQVRKLQGVKSVEFNPRPQRQGEKSDLMLECRLQDLKSVELKPVLQLQGGPSSELTPKTKLQSGESVEFLTGPTWQDMKPLELTLGAKTQDVKSLGFESVPQLQNRKLPMSTPGSHIQGMKSLKFSPGAKLQGAKSPESVKLQIMKTTEVNHDLELQVAKPSELALESKIHNVISSEFNAGKQRQEEKSFKLKPRPGLQSVKFVGYNPGPHLPHIKSSEVCKETELQDGKSKESNPEQQWQDVKSSELCQGSRPQGMSSFKFNPGPQLQEIKPELCTDKKLPYEQFLETKHQPQLQGGKSSEFHPAPQRECMNVRAFSTGPQLNSVKSELNSGAEPRGIKSQVFCPGPPLQDVNSSAFISKPKLQCVNSVGCKSEPPLQGMNPSELTSVSKLQGTKSSELSSEIPRETTVVFNLDPHLQDLKSELIPGSKFLAGAPMECNTEPQMKCVHSFELDPEPKLQCANSMGYELGPPLQGVQSFELTSVIKCQGMGSFDLNLGSEVLGIKSLMCDPVQHLQNVKHELRPGTKFQGITSQESMGSTSKQWLQREESLDLSPRQTGQVTRHAESVELTSETWQQGGGPMGLTQSQNQSMKYSQIAPGLQGQMTEFMKISPKPLDQVTGSTKTQFQAAQPIGITSVGPSKVVEYVKVTPGPPLQVVKSPGGTSQMADYVELTPKVQDVRPSEFTSGLWLQSVKSKELTTEPTHQILDIMKSTGFQIVKTVLIPGLPLQIVKSEELAPLPVPQILEPIGVSLGSATEVMDCLDFFPRPHLQEMVEPVELTLRSNTEEKSSESLSQPAFSLEESTVFTHEQGLQAVKGMGIKIGPPQIMQHEDLNLVQVYQNRESEDFISREELQIGNYFSRFLQNSSSSLISSSVEASELGSLCDLEMPEVSRALDIKNFGTDILQSEEYFIDPTMIRTSTLPLSLHNQPSDKIANIGEIPHFEIPGVGVISKRPDKKQVEKLENSLQRLSQHPLQSWRSPSRTFRSGSGTQRGLNWSVLSRHQNVWENHSWRQRLPRKHLSNMLALGNVLGSTMERNLCSQTSLTERATADTCQYIQNLFGVPAELMELSKSLLEKSRSIISQTSVSKNYIQRHTSYHGHEQRTALRMWTHSSTSSIIQQYSGASAKLKKSSKLSDISQEVIQHMPVSCTEGQPPVPVNLESSFNTVFTRKDSVPMEESENSRSSQTRIFESQHRLEPSCLPQAKTDLPEHFQLLQDLKLKIAAKLLRSQIPHHVPPPVTSGLVLKYPICLQCGRCIGCNCCHKLQGTSGPYLLIYPQLHLVSTPKGHGEIRLHPSFRLQTGKRSQGPKYHRKERSITPRSSISPSLRKAKAYTRASKSPTSTIDFQSVSSQVPAPVQVHIRQRQYRSPALARKTTIGGPGPYEFTQVHSPPESDSESNQDEKWTKRRTKKTHSSKYPKQRITKGGRTQNPKFYTNGRTTIRSSSRDLPAQLRRKKNGASQTTTASSKRQSKKSSQPKFIQLLFQGLKQAFQTAHRIMAFSGRKPEDRSRPDHLPSSKNHHPKQKARDYSSSGHIKRDRMSVVKLKPTDITTKQGMLWEEKQQFRSAQQPKRGSSFQIRHTQLPKPIVSQRSAIFKTTSVGQPVVIVQNDKSSKGKKNSYRYEISSQESKNSKIGTRVQARGRNLHGSLKRTSHSHLKEKLTPKKRNHHSFLRERTPCNSSERSHRSPSERSHQSPSLKSHHSPSERSHRSPSLKSHHGPSERSHRSPSLKSHHSPSERIHQSLSRKSHHSPSERSHRSLSRKSHHGHSERTHRSLSQKSHHSPSERSHKSPSLKSHHSPSERSHRSPSLKSHHSSSERSHRSPSLKSHHGPSERSHRSPSLKSHQGPSERIHRSLSRKSHHGPSERSHRSLSRKSHHSPSERSHRSPSLKSHHSPSERSHRSPSLKSHHSSSERSHRSPSLKSHHGPSERSHRSPSLKSHQGPSERIHRSLSRKSHHGPSERSHRSLSRKSHHSPSERSHRSPSLKSHHSPSERSHRSPSLKSHHGPSERSHRSPSLKSHHGPSERIHQSLSRKSHHSPSERSHRSLSQKSHHSPSERSHRSPSLKSHQGPSERSHRSPSLKSHHSPSERIHQSLSWKSHHSPSERSHRSLSRKSHHGHSERIHRSLSQKSHHSPSERRGGQYSWCGKTHLSPSARTHHSPTKERLKHSSLRERLRHGLSKDCKGYSNTSPWDHTQNIPKQAKFRGLKLTDEKRFVPIIR